Proteins co-encoded in one Waddlia chondrophila WSU 86-1044 genomic window:
- the rfbG gene encoding CDP-glucose 4,6-dehydratase, translating to MPQFPKDAFKGKKVLVTGHTGFKGTWLSLWLNKLGAHVIGYSLAPSDLFSLVGLENRITHAQGDVRDLAQLSEIVQTTNPDAVFHFAAQSIVLNSYKSPQETFSTNALGTVNVLEACRRSPSIRAIVIATTDKCYENRSWVWGYRENDRLGGKDPYSASKAMAELAASSYRESFLKGNISVATVRCGNVIGGGDFSPHRLLPDCFRALINQQSISVRNPKSIRPWLHVLDALYGYLKIAGELLTTGEIFSGSWNFGPFEKNAVTVQEMVEYAIETWGSGNWTDNSCKNAPEEMETLKLNWEKAAKELSWSPRYCWKEAIEKTASWFKAYDTQSNMFETCMQQIEKYENDTSPARGRFSHQS from the coding sequence ATGCCTCAATTTCCTAAAGATGCGTTCAAAGGAAAAAAAGTCTTAGTGACCGGTCACACAGGATTCAAAGGAACATGGCTCTCCCTTTGGTTGAATAAACTAGGCGCTCACGTTATCGGATACAGCCTCGCACCCTCCGATCTTTTTTCACTTGTCGGACTGGAAAACCGCATCACCCACGCACAAGGAGACGTGCGGGATCTTGCGCAGCTTTCTGAAATCGTTCAAACAACCAATCCTGATGCGGTCTTTCACTTTGCCGCCCAATCTATTGTGCTGAACAGCTACAAGTCGCCTCAGGAAACTTTTTCCACAAATGCCCTGGGGACAGTCAATGTATTGGAAGCTTGCCGCCGCTCTCCATCAATCCGCGCAATCGTGATCGCCACAACAGATAAATGCTATGAAAACCGCTCCTGGGTATGGGGATACCGTGAAAATGACCGATTAGGGGGAAAAGACCCTTATAGTGCAAGCAAGGCGATGGCTGAACTTGCCGCTTCTTCCTATCGGGAATCTTTTTTGAAAGGAAATATTTCAGTAGCAACCGTTCGATGCGGCAATGTGATCGGAGGAGGTGATTTTTCTCCACACCGTTTACTGCCGGATTGTTTTCGCGCCTTGATCAATCAACAATCCATTTCAGTGCGCAATCCAAAAAGCATCAGGCCTTGGCTGCATGTTCTCGATGCTTTATACGGATACTTGAAGATAGCCGGCGAGCTGTTGACAACCGGAGAAATTTTCTCCGGTTCATGGAATTTCGGCCCTTTTGAAAAAAATGCCGTCACCGTTCAAGAAATGGTCGAATACGCAATTGAAACGTGGGGCAGCGGAAACTGGACCGACAACAGCTGCAAAAACGCTCCGGAGGAAATGGAAACCCTTAAACTGAATTGGGAAAAAGCTGCCAAAGAACTTAGCTGGAGTCCTCGATACTGCTGGAAAGAAGCAATCGAAAAAACAGCTTCTTGGTTTAAAGCATACGACACCCAATCAAACATGTTTGAAACCTGCATGCAACAGATCGAAAAATATGAAAATGACACCAGCCCCGCTAGAGGGCGTTTTTCTCATCAATCTTGA
- a CDS encoding NAD(P)(+) transhydrogenase (Re/Si-specific) subunit beta produces MNVLFDFAYIFASILFIIGLKMLSSAKTARKGNAISAVGMLVAITATLLYSGLSYTWIAIGLATGAAIGALTAQSVQMTAMPEMVALFNGFGGIASLLVGWAEFHSKPSEDPFTRFAIFLTVLIGGVTFTGSMIAYAKLAKKMDGKPTLFKGQQSVNALLMLIAVVCGILFSFSIGNSYTLFLAFTALSLLLGILTVIPIGGADMPVVIALLNSYSGLAASMAGFIIYNTVLIVAGSLVGASGLILTNIMCKAMNRSLLNVLFSGFGKTASSQSSQGIKGEAKPINASDAYFLLEAARSVIFVPGYGMAVAQAQHIVKELADMLEENGTEVQYAIHPVAGRMPGHMNVLLAEANVPYELLVEPKDVNPTMGIVDVAVVIGANDVVNPAAKEDPSSTLYGMPVIDVEMAKTCLVLKRGLNPGFAGMENALFFKENTRMLFGDAKQSLSSLVSEFKK; encoded by the coding sequence ATGAATGTACTCTTTGACTTTGCTTATATCTTTGCCTCTATTCTGTTTATTATCGGCTTGAAAATGCTCAGTTCCGCTAAGACTGCCCGGAAAGGAAACGCAATATCTGCTGTTGGCATGCTGGTTGCCATAACTGCAACGCTGCTTTACAGCGGGCTCAGCTACACTTGGATAGCCATCGGCTTGGCAACTGGAGCGGCAATCGGTGCTTTGACAGCTCAATCTGTTCAGATGACAGCAATGCCGGAGATGGTTGCGCTCTTCAATGGATTCGGGGGCATTGCCAGCCTTCTTGTCGGTTGGGCGGAATTTCATTCGAAACCTTCTGAGGATCCCTTCACCCGTTTCGCAATTTTCCTTACCGTTCTCATTGGCGGTGTAACATTTACAGGCAGCATGATCGCCTACGCCAAACTGGCGAAAAAGATGGATGGCAAGCCAACTTTATTCAAAGGTCAGCAATCGGTCAATGCTCTGCTTATGTTGATTGCAGTTGTTTGCGGAATTCTTTTCAGCTTTTCTATTGGAAACAGTTACACATTATTTTTGGCATTCACCGCACTTTCTCTTCTGCTTGGAATATTAACAGTGATCCCCATTGGCGGAGCAGACATGCCGGTGGTTATCGCCCTATTGAACAGTTACTCAGGGCTTGCTGCAAGCATGGCTGGCTTTATCATCTACAACACCGTTCTAATCGTTGCCGGTTCTTTAGTGGGAGCTAGCGGATTGATTCTGACAAATATCATGTGCAAGGCAATGAATCGTTCTTTGCTCAATGTTCTTTTCAGCGGCTTTGGAAAAACGGCTTCCAGTCAGTCATCACAGGGGATCAAAGGAGAGGCAAAGCCAATCAACGCATCGGATGCCTATTTCTTGTTGGAAGCAGCGCGATCAGTGATCTTTGTCCCGGGCTATGGCATGGCTGTTGCGCAAGCACAGCATATTGTTAAGGAGCTTGCGGACATGTTAGAGGAGAATGGCACCGAAGTGCAGTATGCGATCCACCCTGTTGCCGGGCGGATGCCAGGTCATATGAATGTGCTTTTAGCAGAAGCAAATGTCCCTTACGAGTTGCTTGTGGAGCCGAAAGATGTCAATCCAACAATGGGAATTGTGGATGTAGCAGTTGTCATTGGAGCGAACGATGTTGTAAATCCAGCCGCGAAAGAGGATCCTTCCAGCACTCTTTACGGCATGCCGGTCATTGATGTGGAAATGGCAAAAACTTGCCTCGTCTTGAAGCGGGGGCTGAATCCTGGTTTTGCAGGAATGGAAAATGCGCTCTTTTTCAAAGAGAATACGCGGATGCTGTTTGGCGATGCCAAACAATCTCTTTCCTCTTTGGTCAGCGAATTTAAGAAGTAA
- a CDS encoding NAD(P) transhydrogenase subunit alpha: MRIFIPKETSSKETRASATPASVSKLISMGASVQIEQGIGNSLYLSDSEYLCKGAEIVESRNLALRDADIVLKLNPLSCEEVGSMKKGAIYLGCMNPFQNPGLIEAFREAGVSAISVEMIPRTTIAQKMDVLSSQASLAGYVAVMTAAQHLNKIFPMMATPSGTIQPARVFVIGAGVAGLQAIATAKRLGARVQAFDTRPTVAEQVQSLGAKFVKVDLGETSQTEQGYAKELTSEQLLLQKEAMAKVCVQSDVVITTAQLFGRRAPLIIENRIIDMMAPGSLLVDLAVESGGNVEGALPDQIIERNGVKIIGLSNFPGQVAYNASEMYSNNLTNFLEHFWDKESQSLRLNLDDEIISRSLITHCGEVVNSQFQSLQPA, encoded by the coding sequence ATGCGTATTTTTATCCCTAAGGAAACTTCTTCAAAAGAAACACGCGCAAGCGCAACGCCAGCTTCTGTCTCGAAATTGATTTCGATGGGAGCAAGCGTCCAGATCGAACAGGGAATCGGGAACTCCCTTTATCTCTCTGATTCAGAATATCTCTGCAAAGGAGCTGAAATTGTGGAAAGCCGCAATCTCGCGCTCCGCGATGCTGATATAGTTCTGAAGCTAAACCCCCTCTCGTGCGAAGAGGTCGGATCGATGAAGAAAGGAGCCATCTACTTAGGCTGCATGAACCCTTTTCAGAACCCTGGGCTTATTGAAGCATTCAGAGAAGCCGGAGTCAGTGCAATCAGCGTTGAGATGATCCCACGAACAACCATTGCTCAAAAAATGGACGTATTAAGTTCTCAGGCCAGCTTGGCAGGATATGTTGCAGTCATGACCGCAGCGCAACATCTCAACAAAATTTTCCCTATGATGGCAACTCCATCCGGAACCATTCAGCCCGCGCGCGTTTTTGTCATTGGCGCAGGCGTTGCAGGGCTTCAAGCAATTGCCACAGCAAAAAGGCTCGGCGCTCGTGTTCAAGCATTCGACACTCGTCCGACAGTTGCCGAGCAGGTACAATCCCTGGGAGCAAAGTTCGTCAAAGTCGATCTTGGAGAAACCTCTCAAACGGAACAAGGCTATGCCAAAGAGCTCACCTCTGAGCAGCTGCTTCTGCAAAAAGAAGCAATGGCCAAAGTATGCGTTCAGTCGGATGTCGTAATCACCACAGCACAATTATTTGGCAGACGGGCACCTCTCATTATCGAAAATCGAATCATCGATATGATGGCGCCGGGAAGTCTGTTGGTTGATCTCGCAGTGGAATCCGGCGGAAATGTCGAAGGAGCGCTGCCGGATCAAATTATCGAACGCAATGGAGTTAAAATCATCGGACTCAGCAATTTTCCCGGGCAAGTTGCTTACAACGCCAGTGAAATGTACAGCAACAATTTGACAAATTTTCTCGAGCATTTTTGGGATAAAGAATCTCAAAGTTTGCGGTTGAACTTGGATGATGAGATCATTTCCAGGAGTTTGATCACTCACTGCGGGGAAGTGGTCAACTCTCAGTTTCAAAGCCTGCAACCCGCATAA
- a CDS encoding FkbM family methyltransferase, giving the protein MSCKYHLTENLAIFCRSSIEKFRCETFWTKEPETLEWIGRFNSKAIFIDVGANIGLYSLFAASIHSKMKIYAIEPLSGNYQSIKENIQLNGFDQVIPLKIAVSDREGDVPFHILNEESGSSGSQIIEPVKESGESFKPVKEEMIHCVTVDNLCERFNIRCDYLKIDIDGREWQVLKGAEKSLESSVQSVLVELNPFYVALDSVHAWMKDRGFSIDGILQSLANHSNNRRSPQGPLNFIYTKTDS; this is encoded by the coding sequence ATGAGCTGCAAGTATCACCTGACGGAAAACCTGGCAATTTTTTGCCGTTCCTCTATAGAAAAATTTAGGTGTGAAACGTTTTGGACAAAGGAACCCGAGACGCTTGAATGGATCGGTAGATTTAATTCCAAGGCAATTTTTATCGATGTTGGCGCTAATATCGGATTATATTCTCTTTTTGCAGCTTCCATTCACAGTAAAATGAAAATTTATGCCATTGAACCGTTGAGTGGCAATTATCAAAGCATCAAGGAAAATATCCAGTTAAATGGCTTCGACCAGGTGATTCCGCTTAAGATCGCTGTTTCAGACAGGGAAGGGGATGTGCCGTTTCATATTTTGAATGAAGAGTCCGGATCTAGCGGCAGTCAGATTATCGAACCGGTGAAAGAGTCCGGAGAGTCTTTTAAGCCAGTGAAAGAGGAGATGATCCATTGCGTAACAGTTGATAATCTTTGTGAGCGGTTTAATATTCGGTGCGATTATTTGAAAATTGATATCGATGGCAGGGAATGGCAGGTACTGAAAGGAGCGGAAAAGAGTCTCGAGTCATCGGTTCAAAGTGTGCTGGTCGAATTAAACCCTTTTTATGTTGCGTTGGATAGTGTTCATGCATGGATGAAAGATAGAGGATTTTCCATCGATGGAATTTTGCAATCGCTTGCTAATCATTCAAATAACAGACGCAGCCCACAAGGCCCTCTCAACTTTATATACACCAAAACCGATTCTTGA
- a CDS encoding glucose-1-phosphate cytidylyltransferase, with protein MVQPTEQTPVFILCGGLGTRIKEETEFRPKPMVPIGNHPILWHIMHIYRRNGFKKFVLCTGFKSEVIKSYFLNYSYMNSDFSINLEKNKMTVHSIHHKEDWNVTIAYTGEKTMTGGRIAMAAEKYLGDSPHFAVTYGDGLCNANLHDEFAFHLSHGKTGTILGVNPPSRFGEIHLQNNEVIKFVEKPEFSKKWINGGFFFFKREFIDQYLEKSSDCILEKTPLVRLAEDGELQVYKHRGFWSCMDTQRDRDHLNELWKTGKPPWLLQANALSQGSLEYASIS; from the coding sequence ATGGTACAGCCTACTGAACAAACCCCGGTCTTCATCCTTTGCGGAGGCCTAGGCACGAGAATTAAAGAGGAAACCGAGTTCAGACCCAAGCCGATGGTGCCAATCGGCAACCATCCAATATTGTGGCATATCATGCATATCTACAGGCGCAACGGATTTAAAAAGTTCGTCCTCTGCACCGGATTCAAGTCGGAAGTGATCAAATCCTATTTTCTCAATTACAGCTACATGAACAGCGATTTTTCCATCAATCTTGAAAAAAATAAAATGACAGTCCACTCTATCCACCATAAAGAAGATTGGAATGTGACAATCGCTTACACCGGAGAAAAAACAATGACTGGCGGCCGCATCGCAATGGCTGCAGAAAAATATTTAGGCGATTCTCCGCATTTCGCAGTCACCTATGGAGACGGCCTCTGCAATGCAAACTTGCACGATGAGTTTGCCTTTCACCTTTCCCATGGAAAAACCGGTACGATTTTAGGCGTCAATCCTCCCTCCCGGTTCGGAGAAATTCATCTTCAAAACAACGAAGTCATCAAATTTGTGGAGAAACCTGAATTTTCCAAAAAATGGATAAACGGAGGGTTTTTCTTTTTCAAAAGGGAATTTATCGATCAATACCTCGAGAAATCTTCCGATTGCATTCTAGAAAAAACCCCTCTGGTTCGCCTAGCCGAAGACGGCGAACTGCAAGTCTATAAACATCGCGGTTTTTGGTCATGTATGGACACTCAAAGGGACAGGGACCACTTAAACGAACTTTGGAAAACAGGTAAGCCGCCTTGGTTGCTACAGGCCAATGCCCTCTCTCAAGGAAGTCTCGAATATGCCTCAATTTCCTAA
- a CDS encoding NAD(P) transhydrogenase subunit alpha, with product MESIGLLLFVFVLAVFTGFELISKVPSQLHTPLMSGSNAISGITIVGAIIATGYLGDSLFAIVLGLLAVIFATINVVGGYLVTDRMLKIFKHKNQK from the coding sequence ATGGAATCGATTGGATTATTACTCTTTGTCTTTGTCCTGGCAGTATTTACAGGATTTGAGCTCATTTCTAAAGTTCCTTCTCAGCTACACACGCCCTTGATGTCGGGATCAAATGCCATTTCCGGGATCACCATCGTAGGGGCGATCATTGCCACAGGCTATCTGGGCGATAGCCTTTTTGCAATTGTTTTAGGCCTATTGGCAGTTATTTTCGCAACAATCAATGTAGTGGGAGGTTATCTCGTTACAGACCGCATGTTGAAAATTTTCAAACACAAGAACCAGAAATAA
- a CDS encoding glycosyltransferase family 2 protein gives MDEIGIAVITHQAKHHLKYCLPPLLKSPMKPKILVVNSSSHDGTVEEAETLGAETLVVPRNSFNHGKTREAARKHLATDIVIMITPDAYAEDSSLVETLTQPLRDGTASIAYAKQIPHQGADLFASFSREYNYPEKSQLRGIEDLDTYGVYTFFCSNSCCAWKNSALDSIGGFSHVLLGEDTVAAAKLLRKGHKIAYISEAKVRHSHSYSLWQEFQRHYDTGLARRQYSQLFSGAGGDNKRGKAYALALLKKVYQTKKQLLPYAVLQTAAKLAGYYIGKLTLNAPITIKRTLSSQDFYWD, from the coding sequence ATGGATGAAATTGGCATAGCAGTCATAACGCATCAGGCAAAGCATCATCTTAAATACTGCCTGCCTCCATTGCTTAAATCTCCTATGAAGCCAAAAATTTTAGTCGTCAACTCCTCTTCACATGACGGAACAGTCGAAGAGGCTGAAACGCTCGGAGCAGAGACTCTTGTTGTTCCGAGAAACAGCTTCAATCATGGGAAGACCAGAGAAGCGGCAAGAAAACATCTCGCAACAGACATTGTGATCATGATCACTCCCGATGCTTACGCCGAAGACAGTTCATTGGTTGAAACATTGACTCAGCCGCTGCGCGACGGAACAGCGTCTATTGCCTACGCCAAGCAAATTCCACATCAAGGCGCAGACCTATTCGCTTCTTTTTCCAGAGAATACAATTATCCGGAGAAATCGCAATTGAGGGGAATTGAGGATCTCGACACCTATGGAGTCTACACGTTTTTCTGTTCGAACTCCTGCTGTGCGTGGAAAAACAGCGCTCTGGATTCCATTGGAGGATTTTCTCATGTCTTGCTAGGAGAAGATACTGTTGCCGCCGCGAAGCTTTTGCGCAAAGGGCATAAAATCGCCTACATATCTGAAGCAAAAGTACGGCATTCCCACAGCTATTCCTTGTGGCAGGAATTTCAGCGGCATTACGATACAGGGCTGGCACGCAGACAATATAGTCAATTATTCTCCGGGGCAGGCGGCGATAATAAAAGGGGAAAGGCTTATGCACTTGCTCTGTTAAAAAAAGTTTATCAAACCAAAAAACAACTCCTTCCTTATGCAGTGTTGCAGACGGCAGCCAAATTAGCGGGATATTATATCGGAAAGTTGACCTTGAACGCACCTATCACGATCAAACGAACGCTTAGCAGCCAGGATTTTTACTGGGATTAA
- the rfbC gene encoding dTDP-4-dehydrorhamnose 3,5-epimerase: MKMTPAPLEGVFLINLEKREDERGFFARTFCSEEFREKGLETAFVQANDSFSIEQGTLRGMHYQLPPFAETKLVRCIKGSLYDAVLDLREDSPTFGQSFGTILSADNRTMMYVPRGFAHGFLTLEPYTEVYYLVSAPYSPKFERGIRWNDPRFNISWPEPPRVISERDNSHPDFL; encoded by the coding sequence ATGAAAATGACACCAGCCCCGCTAGAGGGCGTTTTTCTCATCAATCTTGAAAAAAGAGAGGATGAAAGAGGTTTTTTTGCACGCACCTTTTGCTCTGAGGAATTCAGAGAAAAAGGGTTGGAAACCGCTTTTGTCCAGGCAAACGACTCTTTCAGCATAGAACAGGGAACTCTAAGAGGAATGCATTATCAGCTGCCTCCTTTTGCTGAAACGAAACTTGTCCGATGCATCAAGGGTTCTTTGTACGATGCAGTCCTCGATCTAAGAGAGGACTCGCCCACCTTCGGACAATCGTTTGGAACCATACTTTCCGCTGACAACCGCACGATGATGTACGTACCCCGTGGTTTTGCCCATGGATTTTTAACCCTGGAGCCTTATACGGAAGTCTACTATCTTGTTTCTGCTCCCTATTCTCCTAAATTCGAAAGAGGCATTCGATGGAACGACCCTCGGTTCAACATCTCTTGGCCAGAGCCTCCTCGAGTGATTTCTGAAAGAGATAACTCCCATCCTGATTTTTTATGA
- a CDS encoding NAD-dependent epimerase/dehydratase family protein gives MNILFTGASSFTGMWFAKELSSQGHAVTCIFQKSQNTYQELRGKRVAAVLTRCISHFNCKFGSDSFLELVKSSRWDLLCHHAAEVSCYKSSDFDVSNAVKKNTWRLEKILQSLKERGCCRIMLTGSVFEQNEGEGDNIEQAVSPYGYSKGLTSEIFRFACEQNKIQLGKFVIPNPFGPYEEQKFTTYLAKSWLSRKIPEVSFPNYVRDNIHVSLLAKLYAKAAASIDRNTSYQQWNPSGYSESQAKFTERFAKEMEKRLSVPCAFTLKEQTEFPEPKKRINTQPINIETWSEKEAWDQLASFYSHYYG, from the coding sequence ATGAACATTCTTTTTACAGGTGCCAGTTCATTTACCGGAATGTGGTTTGCTAAAGAGCTTTCCTCTCAAGGGCACGCGGTCACCTGCATTTTTCAGAAGAGCCAAAATACCTATCAAGAGTTGAGAGGAAAAAGGGTCGCGGCTGTACTAACTCGTTGCATTTCTCACTTTAATTGCAAATTTGGTTCAGACTCTTTTCTTGAACTCGTCAAAAGCAGCCGCTGGGATCTGCTTTGCCACCACGCAGCAGAAGTCAGCTGCTACAAAAGCTCCGATTTTGATGTTTCCAATGCAGTAAAGAAAAACACCTGGCGATTAGAAAAAATCCTTCAATCTCTAAAGGAAAGAGGATGCTGTAGAATCATGCTGACAGGATCTGTATTCGAGCAAAACGAAGGGGAAGGAGACAACATTGAGCAGGCGGTTTCTCCTTATGGATATTCGAAAGGTTTGACATCTGAAATTTTTCGATTTGCCTGCGAACAAAACAAGATCCAGCTAGGAAAATTTGTGATTCCAAACCCCTTTGGCCCTTATGAAGAACAAAAATTTACAACCTATCTCGCAAAATCATGGCTTTCAAGAAAAATTCCCGAAGTTTCTTTCCCGAACTATGTGCGAGATAATATCCACGTCTCCTTGCTGGCTAAGCTCTATGCAAAAGCTGCCGCATCAATTGACCGCAACACTTCCTATCAACAATGGAATCCCAGCGGATATAGCGAATCCCAAGCCAAGTTCACTGAACGTTTTGCTAAAGAGATGGAAAAGAGGCTATCGGTTCCTTGCGCATTCACCCTTAAAGAGCAAACAGAATTTCCCGAACCAAAAAAAAGAATTAATACGCAACCCATTAACATCGAAACGTGGAGCGAAAAAGAGGCTTGGGATCAATTAGCCTCCTTTTACAGTCATTACTATGGATGA
- a CDS encoding amino acid permease, with translation MKEESMSLSQEKSQEGSVWSGILLISGTSIGAGMLALPVVTGLSGFLPAMFVNAVCWLFMLATGLLLLEATLWMKSGANILSMTERLLGPVGKVFGGGSFIFLYYCLLISYISGGAPLLGNSVETHLGLELSPSFYSFLFAFLFGAIIYFGHRVVDRVNWLLMVSLIISYVLLLIIGTTEVSAKKLMNKNWGLSLMAAPVLFSAYGYHNIVPSVTFYLKQNVKKLRLAIVLGTALPFLVYSLWQWMILGTLTPEEIALSAKQGVPVTYTLQEITGSTVLSLLGGYFGFFALVTSFLGVSLSMVDFFADGFQVRGVGFSRVVLCLLVFFPPAIFAAVNPGIFIEALGIAGGYGEAVLNGMIPVMMVWVGRYHLKLEGKYRVIGGRPLLILLFLFTIVIIGLETQHLLSE, from the coding sequence ATGAAAGAAGAGTCCATGTCTTTGTCCCAGGAAAAATCCCAAGAGGGAAGTGTTTGGAGCGGTATCTTATTGATTAGCGGCACGAGCATTGGCGCAGGGATGCTTGCGCTTCCGGTTGTGACTGGGCTTTCTGGATTTTTACCTGCGATGTTTGTCAATGCTGTTTGCTGGTTGTTTATGCTTGCGACTGGTTTGCTGCTTTTGGAAGCAACATTATGGATGAAAAGCGGGGCGAATATCCTTTCCATGACCGAGAGGCTTTTAGGGCCGGTGGGAAAAGTTTTTGGAGGAGGCTCCTTTATTTTTCTCTATTATTGCTTGTTGATTTCATATATTTCAGGAGGCGCGCCTCTTTTAGGCAACTCGGTGGAAACTCATTTGGGATTAGAGCTTTCCCCTTCTTTTTATTCGTTTCTTTTTGCTTTCTTGTTTGGGGCGATTATCTACTTCGGGCACCGCGTTGTTGACCGTGTAAACTGGTTGCTTATGGTTAGCCTGATTATCTCTTATGTCCTTTTGTTGATTATCGGAACGACTGAGGTTTCTGCAAAGAAACTTATGAATAAAAACTGGGGGCTTTCGTTAATGGCAGCTCCTGTTCTTTTTAGTGCCTATGGGTATCACAACATCGTTCCTTCTGTGACTTTTTATTTGAAGCAGAATGTGAAAAAGCTTCGCTTGGCGATTGTTTTAGGAACGGCCCTTCCTTTTCTTGTGTATTCCCTTTGGCAATGGATGATTTTGGGAACGCTTACTCCGGAAGAGATTGCGCTTTCTGCTAAGCAGGGAGTTCCTGTAACCTATACCCTCCAGGAAATTACCGGTAGCACGGTTCTTAGCCTTTTAGGAGGGTATTTCGGCTTTTTTGCTTTAGTCACTTCGTTTTTGGGAGTTTCCCTTTCGATGGTTGATTTTTTTGCTGATGGATTTCAGGTCAGGGGAGTGGGTTTCTCACGCGTTGTGCTTTGTCTTTTGGTTTTCTTTCCGCCGGCAATTTTCGCTGCCGTTAACCCTGGCATTTTCATCGAAGCCTTAGGGATTGCAGGGGGATATGGAGAGGCGGTCCTCAATGGCATGATTCCTGTCATGATGGTTTGGGTTGGCAGATATCATTTGAAATTAGAGGGAAAGTATCGCGTTATAGGGGGGCGCCCTTTGTTGATTCTCCTCTTTTTATTCACAATTGTGATTATTGGTCTTGAGACGCAGCATTTGTTGTCGGAATGA